The DNA region CCGCGGCGTCGCAGCCCGCCCTGCTGAAGATGAACGTGATCGCCGGCAGCAGCCCCTCGCGGTCCAGCTTCTCGACGACGTCGACACGGCTCGGTACGTCGTTGCCGTGGCGCGGCCGGTGGCCGCCGCGGTGCGGGCGGCGGGCGCCCCACTCCGTCGTCACGCGCTCGTCGCGGGCCAGGCGCATGAGCGCGCCGTTGACCTGCTGGCCGCTCTCCTCGAACAGGTCGTACAGCCTGCTGCCGACGAGGACGTGCTGCCAGAGCGGGACGGGCCGGTGCTCCTCGACGACGACGCGGGTGTGGCCGCGGACGGTGACCAGCCAGTCCGCGAACTCCTCGGCGTTGGAGACCGTGGCGGACAGCGAGACGACGCGCACCGACGGCGGGAGGTGGATGATCACTTCCTCCCAGACGGCGCCGCGGTAGCGGTCGGAGAGGTAGTGCACCTCGTCCATGACGACGTAGCCGAGGCCGCGCAGGGCGTCGGACGAGGCGTACAGCATGTTGCGCAGCACCTCGGTGGTCATGACGACCACGGGGGCGTCGCCGTTGATGGCGTTGTCGCCTGTGAGCAGGCCGACGTTGCGCGCGCCGTGGCGGGCGAGCAGGTCGCCGTACTTCTGGTTGGACAGCGCCTTGATCGGCGTCGTGTAGAAGCACTTCTGGCCCGTGGCGAGCGCGAGGTGGACAGCGAACTCGCCGACGACGGTCTTGCCCGCGCCGGTCGGCGCGGCGACGAGAACGCCCTCGCCGGCTTCGAGCGCGGCGCAGGCGGTGAGCTGGAAGCCGTCGAGCGGGAAGTCGTACCGAGCGGCGAACGCGTCGAGCTCGGACATAGCGCCCAGCCTAAGCGACGGGCGCTACGTCCGGCCGTTCTCAGGTGGTTAGCAGTTGAAGCCGATGCCCAGCTTCTCGAACAGCGGGTACTCGGGGCAGTAGCACGGCTCGCCGGGCTGGCCGCCACCACAGGTGGCGCTGGCGGCGGTGGTGCCGAACGGGATGACCGCGAGGGCGGCGATCGCGACGGCAGCGAGGGTACGACGCATGAGGGGCTCCATACGGGGTGAGGGGGTTACGAACCTGCGCAGACTACGACGAAGCGGGCGCGAACACCTGCACCGCGCCCGCGACGCACTCGCAGGTCAGCGGCAGCGGCCCGATGCGCTCGCCGTCGGCGTACGCCACGACGCCCGGCGAGTCGATCGTGACGACCTTCGCGCGCCGGATCGTGACCGACGGGTGGCCGACGTGCTCGCCGGTCCGCGCCTTGGGGAGCGTCTTCACGAAGTCGAGCTTGGAGACCGGCCCGAGCACGCAGACGTCGACCAGCCCGTCGTCGAGGACCGCGTCGGGCGTGATGCGGTAGCCGCCGCCGTACGACTGCGCGTTGCCGACCGCGACGAGCATGGCGTCCGTACGCCACTCCTCGCCGTCCAGCGTCAGCGTGAACGGCAGCGGCTTGAACGACGGCAGCTCCAGCGCGATGGCGACGTTGTAGCGGGCGTTGCCCTTCGGCCAGCGCAACCGGTTGGCGCGCTCGTTGACGATCGAGTCGAAGCCCGCGCCGAGCACGCAGCCGAACCACGTCTCCCCCGCCCGCACCGCGTCGATCCGCCGCTGCGACCCGGCGAGCACGACGTCGGTCGCGGCGACGGCGTCGCTGGGGAGCGAGAGGGCGGCGGCGAGGTCGTTGCCGGTGCCGGCGGGCACGATGCCGAGCGGCGTCTCGGTGCCGGCCACAGCCTGCAGCGCGAGGTGCACCATGCCGTCGCCGCCGAGCGCGACGACCGCGTCGACGCCCTCGGTGACCGCGGCGTGGGTCAGGTCGCGCGCGTGGTCGCCGTCGACCCCGACGACCGTACGGACGCGGGCGCCGCGGGAGCGCAGGCGTTCCTCGACGGCGGAGCGCAGCGCGCCGCCGCGGCCCTTGCCCGAGGTCGGGTTGACGACCAGCGCGATGTCCACGGGCCGGAGCCTAGAGGGGCGAGACCTCGTCGTCCGACCACTGGTCGGTGCTCTCCGTGTCGCGGCCGCGACGCATCCGGTCGCGGATGCGTCCGAACAGGATGACGAACTCGTACGACAGCACGAGCGGCACCCACATGAGGAGGAACGTCATCGGGTCCTGCGACGGCGTGATGACCGCCGCGAACACGCAGAGGCCGAAGTACATCCCCCGCCGCCAGCGCCGCAGCTTGGCGGTGGGCGTCACGCCGACGATGTTGAGGAACAGCATGAGCAGCGGGAACTCGAACGACACGCCGAACGCCAGCAGCATCAGCGACACGAAGCCGAGGTACTTGTCGACCGTGAGGATCGACGTGATGCCCTCGCCGCCGACGCCGAGGAGGAACTGCAGGCCGTTGTCGAGCGTGTAGTACGCGAACACGCCGCCCGCCGCGAACAGCACGATCGACGACGCCACGAACGGCACCGCCCAGCGGCGTTCGCGCTGGTGCAGCCCCGGCGTCACGAACTGCCACAGCTGCCACAGCCACACCGGCGCCGACACGACCGCGCCGGTCATGATCGCCACGCGCATGCGGATGACGAACTGGTCGAGGATGCCGGTGACGTACAGCTGGCAGTCGCCGCCGTCGGGCGGGAACCGCAGGTTCGCGGGCAGGTCGCAGAAGGGGCGTTGCAGGAACGCCAGGATCGGCTCGAAGAAGACGAACGCCGCGATCGTCGCGATCGACAGCGCGATGACGCTCTTGACTAGCCGCGAACGCAGCTCGGTGAGGTGCTCGACGAGCGTCATCCGCGACGCGTCGGGGTCGGCGGGGCGCCGGGAGCGTGGCCGCTCGGTGGTGTCGGTCATGGCAGCTCAGGCCGCCCCCGCCGGTGCGCGGCGGGTCAGCGGGTCTCGGACCGGTCGGTCCGGGTGGCCTTCCACTCCTCGAACTCGCGCGCCTCGCGGGCGGCGTCGCTCTCGGCCAAGGTGGGCTGCTCGTCGGCGTTGCCGCCGCGGAGGCCCTTGGTCTCGGACTTGAAGATGCGCATGGAACGACCGAGCGAGCGCGCGGCGTCCGGGAGCTTCTTCGACCCGAACAGCAGCACGAGCACCGCGAGGATCGCGAACAGCTCGAAGCCCTGGGGCAGGTTCATGCGGACATCCTTCGCGCGAGGGTGGTGATCAGTCTACGCCGGGCGGCGTGCGTACAAGGGAGCGTTCGCACGATGTCCGCCTCCGGTTCTACTGACGTTCCCGCGGCGCAATCGTCTCCAACTCTTCCGCCGCGGCCGCCACCTTGGCCGAAGCCTCGGCGACAGTCCGTCCCAGGGCCTTCACCTGCCGGAACGCCCGGAGCGTGAGCAGAGCGAGCAGCAGGAGGCTCCCGGTGACGACCGAGACCGCGAAGACGGTGACGTAGAGCACGGAGGGATCGTACGGCGCGGGGCGGGCGGGGGCGGGCGGGCGGGGCTCGCCGATTTCGTGATCTTGGTGACGTTTGTGTGCGCCCAGCACCACCAACGTCACCAAGATCACGAGTTCGGGGGTGGGGGCAGGCGGCGCCGCGCAGTTCGTGATCTTGGTGACGTTTGTGTGCGCCCAGCACCACCAACGTCACCAAGATCACGACGCTGGGCTGCGAGGGGGCGGAGTGGGTCGTCAGAACGAGCCAGCGCAGCACCCCCGGAAGAGAGCCGGGGCGGGCGGGGCCGGTCGAGCGACTGAAGCGACGCAGTCGCCCTCCCGCCCATCCCGGCGGACGCTGCAGAGAGAAAAAACAGAGATCCCCTCCGCACAGGGCTGTGGCGGAGGGGATCTCTGACGGGGGCGTGAGGACTAGCGCGTAGGCACCTGAGCGGCCGCGGCCGCAACGAGGTCCGACGCGCCGAGCTGAAGAGCGAAGTCGAGGAGGTCGTCGTACGTGAGGACCGGGCCGGCCTTGGGCTCGAGCGCCTCGGCGGGCAGCTCCCAGACCTCGGCGC from Frankiaceae bacterium includes:
- a CDS encoding YegS/Rv2252/BmrU family lipid kinase, whose amino-acid sequence is MDIALVVNPTSGKGRGGALRSAVEERLRSRGARVRTVVGVDGDHARDLTHAAVTEGVDAVVALGGDGMVHLALQAVAGTETPLGIVPAGTGNDLAAALSLPSDAVAATDVVLAGSQRRIDAVRAGETWFGCVLGAGFDSIVNERANRLRWPKGNARYNVAIALELPSFKPLPFTLTLDGEEWRTDAMLVAVGNAQSYGGGYRITPDAVLDDGLVDVCVLGPVSKLDFVKTLPKARTGEHVGHPSVTIRRAKVVTIDSPGVVAYADGERIGPLPLTCECVAGAVQVFAPASS
- the tatC gene encoding twin-arginine translocase subunit TatC produces the protein MTDTTERPRSRRPADPDASRMTLVEHLTELRSRLVKSVIALSIATIAAFVFFEPILAFLQRPFCDLPANLRFPPDGGDCQLYVTGILDQFVIRMRVAIMTGAVVSAPVWLWQLWQFVTPGLHQRERRWAVPFVASSIVLFAAGGVFAYYTLDNGLQFLLGVGGEGITSILTVDKYLGFVSLMLLAFGVSFEFPLLMLFLNIVGVTPTAKLRRWRRGMYFGLCVFAAVITPSQDPMTFLLMWVPLVLSYEFVILFGRIRDRMRRGRDTESTDQWSDDEVSPL
- the tatA gene encoding Sec-independent protein translocase subunit TatA, whose product is MNLPQGFELFAILAVLVLLFGSKKLPDAARSLGRSMRIFKSETKGLRGGNADEQPTLAESDAAREAREFEEWKATRTDRSETR